The region CGAGGGTTCTTGATAGAGTGCAACATCGTGTTCGGCACAGGCGCTCAGCACGTCGGCCGTGTTCTCCTCGGTAATGCCCATCGTGCCACCGATTTCGATCGCGTCAGTGCCAGTCGCACAGAGATCGCCATAGGTAATGCCGTCGGGGAGGTCCTTGTCCGGGTCGATTTTGAGAATGTGATCCCAGTCGGACCAGGGAGCAGTCATACCGCCCCGTTTCCCGACAACCGGCAAAAACGCTACGAATCGGGTGTGCACTCGAGTCGGTCCCGACAGATCGTCCGGTGACACCGTTTCTTCTCGGTGTTTTCGTAGCAAACGAGTGCCAGCGACTCACCACGCTCGAGACGATTCTCGAGCGACTCGAGTGCCGCCCGCGCGTCGGCTGACTCCTCGAGATACTGGCGATACTGCTCGCCGAAGCCCACCTGTTCCCAGGCAGCGTTGTGTGCGCCTTCCTCACAGAGTCCCTGTATCTTCATGTCCGATTCGGTCTCGTGAACAGCCTCGAGCAGGTCTGTCGGCGGCCCAAGTTCGGGCAGATTCTCGTTGACGGCCGCGTGAAACCACGAGGTCGGCTGGCGAACGACCCCGACGAGCGTCGCGTCCGCGGGGAGGTCTGCCAGGTCGTGCTGGAGCGCGGCGACGTAGGTATCCGCGAGCGTCCCGCGCCCGGAATCCGATTCGGCAGCCATACGTGTTGTGACGGTCGCCCCGCATTTATATACGCCGCCAGTGCGAATCGTCGCGTCTCGATACCGATGCCAGGGGACAGCGAAGACCCGAACGCGGACGTACAGTACCACCTCGAGGTCGGTCCCGACGACGTCGCCGACACCGTGCTCTTACCGGGCAATCCCGAGCGCCTCGAGAAGATCGTCGCCCACTGGGATGACCACGACATGCGCGCTCACCACCGCGAGTACCGGACGGCAACGGGAAGCTACGAGGGAACGCCGATCTCAGTCACCTCGACCGGTATCGGCGGCCCCTCAGCAGCGATTGCACTCGAGGAACTTGCGCGCGTCGACTGTGAGACGTTCATCCGCGTGGGTTCCTGCGGCGCGATTCAGGAGGAGATGGCTGTTGGCGACCTCGTGATCACGACTGGCGCGGTTCGACAGGAGGGCACGAGCGACGAGTACGTCCGCGAGGAGTATCCAGCAAGCGCGGACTACGAAGTCGTGAGCGCACTCATCGCCGCTGCCGAGCGACTAGGCTATGACTATCACACCGGGATCACGATGAGCGCGGATTCGTTCTATCCGGGCCAGGGCCGACCCGGATTCGACGGGTTCGAGGCCGCCGGCGCTGACACGCTCGTCGACGACCTCAAGGAGGCGAACGTCGCGAACATCGAGATGGAAGCGAGCGCCATCCTGACGCTCGCAAACATCTACGGCCTTCGCGCGGGCGCAGTCTGTTCAGTGTATGCAAACCGGG is a window of Natronolimnobius sp. AArcel1 DNA encoding:
- a CDS encoding DUF488 domain-containing protein — its product is MAAESDSGRGTLADTYVAALQHDLADLPADATLVGVVRQPTSWFHAAVNENLPELGPPTDLLEAVHETESDMKIQGLCEEGAHNAAWEQVGFGEQYRQYLEESADARAALESLENRLERGESLALVCYENTEKKRCHRTICRDRLECTPDS
- a CDS encoding nucleoside phosphorylase, with the protein product MPGDSEDPNADVQYHLEVGPDDVADTVLLPGNPERLEKIVAHWDDHDMRAHHREYRTATGSYEGTPISVTSTGIGGPSAAIALEELARVDCETFIRVGSCGAIQEEMAVGDLVITTGAVRQEGTSDEYVREEYPASADYEVVSALIAAAERLGYDYHTGITMSADSFYPGQGRPGFDGFEAAGADTLVDDLKEANVANIEMEASAILTLANIYGLRAGAVCSVYANRETGEFRTEGESRAAETATLATHLLAKMDAKKREVGADRWHAGLSLE